CGTAGCACTGTGGCCCTCATCTCGAGGTCACGCCACACATCCCGAGGAGTCGTGACTAGAAGCTCTGCTATAGATTCCACGAACTTGCTGCTGCGAGATACGAGCATCCATGTATCGCCTCGGCTATCCCACTGGAACAACCTACCTAATGTGACTTCATCATGCTCAACATCGTATAGCCTCGTCTCGTCAACTCTCGTAATCTTACGGTACACCCTGCCACCCTTCTCGATGCGGAGGATATTCACGTAGAGCTTCGCGGCCGCTATGAGGCTCTTAGGTACATTCATCGGCGGCGAAGCGAGTCTACGTATGAGTACACCTGCGGACTCAGCATGGACCGTGGTTAGGCCGCCGTGGCCCGTGGCTAGTGCCTGGAAGAAGGCGAAAGCCTCCCGGCTGCGTATCTCACCGACAATTATAACGTCGGGTCTCATACGGAGCGCGCTCTCTACCTGCGCCTGGAGTGTGACGTTTTGTACACCTGGCATATCGGAGAGACGAGTATGCATGGCAGTCCAGTTATCGTGGAATGGTATATAGATCTCTGGTGTATCCTCAATAGTCACTATCTTGTACTCAGGCGGAAGCAGCATAGCAAGTGCGTTCAGGAGCGTGGTCTTGCCAGAGCCCGTGGGTCCATAGATAACAACACCCTGCTTATACTGTATAGCTGCCCAGAGAAGAGCCGCAACACCCTCGTCAAGTGTCCCACGGTTAATCAACTCGACGATTGTGAAGGGCTCAGCCCTGAACTTACGCACAGTAAAGCTGTGGCCTCGCCGCGACACTATATCAAGTACAATATGGACACGGTAGCCTTCAGGACGCAGCACACCCTCCACGATAGGCCTAGCGAGGCTAGGCTCACGGCCAGCCCGTAGCGCGAGCTTCATAACAACTCGCTCTAGCTCGACCGGATCGCTAAAGGTAAGCCCGCTAGTCAGCCACTCGAACTCAGTATGATAAACGAACACTGGAGTGTAGAGCCCGTTGCACGATATGTCTTCGATATAGGGATCCCTTATCATAGGGTCAAGACGGCCATAGCCAACAAGGTCTCGCGCTATATAGTAAGCTACGCCTAGAGCCTCCTGCTCGGGGTCACGACCTAGCCTCCTTAGCCTCCCCTTCCACCGCTTAATAACACTGTGAGCAAGCTTGTATGCCTCGCGTAATCCTTCGCCGAGATCCTCAAGCTCGGAGAATCTACGGAGAAGGCGTAAGTCGTTCATTATGCGTGAGAGAATTATGCTATAGGCCTTCTTACCTATATCCGTAAGCTGGGGCTCTTCGACATGGTAGAAACGTCGGCCGTCAACGTCCTCAACTATGCGAACAACTATTGATGGTTCATCAAGAACACTATATTCGCTAAGAGTTTCGACAGTTCTCCCATCGGCTTGTTTGTTCTCGGCCAACCTCTCCACCTAGCTCATAAATTACTTCGTCGTTCTACCTGTCTAGCGGTTCGGTCATCGCTCTATGTTATGTATTAGGTTATAACGGCTTCCCAATGTTGCCAGAACTCGTTAATTATATATTCAGCAGCTAGCTCGGTAAAAAAGATCTGCATAAGAAGTAGAAATTAATGTTGCAACGCCGGCTCATGAATCAGTGGGGCTAGCCGGGTACTA
The window above is part of the Pyrodictium delaneyi genome. Proteins encoded here:
- a CDS encoding type II/IV secretion system ATPase subunit, whose product is MAENKQADGRTVETLSEYSVLDEPSIVVRIVEDVDGRRFYHVEEPQLTDIGKKAYSIILSRIMNDLRLLRRFSELEDLGEGLREAYKLAHSVIKRWKGRLRRLGRDPEQEALGVAYYIARDLVGYGRLDPMIRDPYIEDISCNGLYTPVFVYHTEFEWLTSGLTFSDPVELERVVMKLALRAGREPSLARPIVEGVLRPEGYRVHIVLDIVSRRGHSFTVRKFRAEPFTIVELINRGTLDEGVAALLWAAIQYKQGVVIYGPTGSGKTTLLNALAMLLPPEYKIVTIEDTPEIYIPFHDNWTAMHTRLSDMPGVQNVTLQAQVESALRMRPDVIIVGEIRSREAFAFFQALATGHGGLTTVHAESAGVLIRRLASPPMNVPKSLIAAAKLYVNILRIEKGGRVYRKITRVDETRLYDVEHDEVTLGRLFQWDSRGDTWMLVSRSSKFVESIAELLVTTPRDVWRDLEMRATVLRWAAIKKMDMLELHEIIRMYMRDPDSVYQEAVSETDPYVFKPAQAEAADGGSSGGAREAGRKV